Proteins encoded by one window of Antechinus flavipes isolate AdamAnt ecotype Samford, QLD, Australia chromosome 4, AdamAnt_v2, whole genome shotgun sequence:
- the VARS1 gene encoding valine--tRNA ligase isoform X2, with protein sequence MSILYVSPHPDAFPSLRALIAARYGESGTGPGWGGPPPRVCLQAPPTSGTSIPPPRLPVLEQGPGGLRVWGAAAVAQLLWPAGMGGPGGSRGATLVQQWVSYADGELVPAGCGAALPALGLRNPNHDPQAALGALGRALGPLEERLRLHTYLVGEAPTLADLAAVTALLLPFRYVLDPPARWAWGNVSRWFMTCVQQPEFRAVLGDVSLCPGVRSIPQQPGSEVSGSSKTAAQLKKEAKKREKLEKFQQKQRNQLHQPPPGEKKPKIEKKEKRDPGVITYDIPTPPGEKKDVSGSMPDSYSPQYVEAAWYSWWESQGFFKPEYGRASVSEPNPRGIFMMCIPPPNVTGSLHLGHALTNAIQDSLTRWHRMRGETTLWNPGCDHAGIATQVVVEKKLWREHGLSRHQLGRETFLQEVWKWKNEKGDRIYHQLRKLGGSLDWDRACFTMDPKLSAAVTEAFVRLHNDGVIYRSTRLVNWSCSLNSAISDIEVDKKELSGRTLLSVPGYQEKVEFGVIVSFAYKIQDSESNEEVVVATTRIETMLGDVAVAVHPNDPRYQHLQGKSVIHPFLSRSLPIIFDEFVDMEFGTGAVKITPAHDQNDYEVGQRHKLEAVSIIDHQGNLINVPPPFLGLPRFEARKAVLAALKDKGLFREVKDNPMVVPLCNRSKDVVEPLLKPQWYVRCGEMAQAASAAVTRGDLKILPEIHQKIWHNWMDNIRDWCISRQLWWGHRIPAYFVTVNDPKVPPGEDPDGRYWVSGRSEEEAREKAAKKFGVSTDKISLSQDEDVLDTWFSSGIFPFSIFGWPNQTEDLSIFYPGTLLETGHDILFFWVARMVMLGLKLTGKLPFKEVYLHALVRDAHGRKMSKSLGNVIDPLDVISGLSLQGLHDQLLNSNLDPSEMEKAKEGQKADFPNGIPECGTDALRFGLCAYTSQGRDINLDVNRILGYRHFCNKLWNATKFALRALGDGFVPSPTPQASNQESLADRWIRSRLSEAVALSDQGFHAYDFPTVTTAQYSFWLYDLCNVYLECLKPVLSGTDQAAADIARQTLYTCLDVGLRLLSPFMPFVTEELYQRLPRRGPQMPPSLCVTPYPEPTEFSWKDPEAEAAFELALSITRAVRSLRADYNLTRSQPECFLEVVDEATGVQASKVSGYVQALSNTGAVTILLPGSPVPQGCAVGLASDRCSVHLQLQGLVDPSRELAKLRAKQVEAEHQAQKLRERRAVPDYTTKVPSQVQESEEAKLQQTEAELKKVDEAIALFEKML encoded by the exons ATGTCCATCCTGTATGTCTCTCCTCACCCTGACGCCTTCCCCAGCCTTCGTGCCCTAATTGCTGCCCGATATGGGGAATCTGGAACCGGCCCAGGGTGGGGAGGGCCTCCTCCCCGGGTTTGCCTCCAGGCACCTCCTACCAGTGGAACTTCCATCCCCCCACCTCGTTTGCCAGTTCTTGAGCAGGGACCAGGGGGCTTAAGGGTATGGGGTGCGGCTGCCGTTGCCCAGCTCCTGTGGCCTGCAGGAATGGGGGGTCCCGGAGGCAGCCGAGGAGCTACTCTTGTCCAGCAGTGGGTCAGCTATGCTGATGGAGAGCTTGTGCCTGCTGGCTGTGGAGCCGCACTACCTGCTTTAGGGCTTCGGAACCCAAATCACGATCCTCAG GCAGCCCTGGGAGCCCTGGGACGGGCTCTGGGCCCATTGGAGGAGAGACTGAGGTTGCACACCTATTTGGTAGGAGAAGCCCCCACTTTGGCTGACCTGGCAGCTGTTACAGCCCTACTGCTGCCCTTCCGCTAT GTGCTAGACCCTCCTGCTCGCTGGGCTTGGGGTAACGTAAGCCGCTGGTTCATGACATGTGTCCAGCAACCAGAGTTCCGTGCTGTGTTAGGGGATGTATCCCTGTGCCCAGGGGTACGGTCTATCCCACAGCAACCTG GCTCTGAAGTTTCTGGGTCCTCCAAGACAGCAGCCCAgttgaaaaaagaagcaaaaaagcgGGAAAAGCTGGAGAAGTTTCAACAGAAGCAAAGGAACCAGTTGCATCAGCCACCTCCTGGAGAG AAGAAGCCAAAAATTGAGAAGAAGGAGAAACGGGACCCTGGGGTCATAACTTATGATATCCCCACCCCACCAGGGGAGAAGAAAG ATGTCAGTGGGTCCATGCCTGACTCCTATAGTCCCCAGTATGTTGAAGCTGCTTGGTATTCATGGTGGGAGAGCCAAGGATTCTTCAAACCAGAGTATGGG CGTGCCAGTGTGTCAGAGCCTAATCCTCGAGGTATCTTCATGATGTGCATCCCGCCTCCCAATGTGACAGGATCCTTGCACCTTGGCCATGCCCTCACCAATGCCATCCAGGATTCACTGACCCGCTG GCACCGAATGAGAGGAGAAACAACCCTATGGAACCCAGGCTGTGATCATGCTGGTATTGCCACACAGGTAGTTGTGGAAAAGAAACTATGGAGGGAACATGGGCTAAGCCGCCACCAGCTTGGTCGAGAGACCTTCCTACAAGAGGTCTGGAAATGGAAGAATGA GAAGGGAGACCGGATTTACCATCAGCTAAGGAAGCTTGGTGGCTCCTTGGATTGGGATCGAGCTTGTTTCACCATGGATCCT AAACTCTCAGCAGCTGTAACAGAAGCTTTTGTTCGCCTCCATAATGATGGGGTCATTTACCGGAGTACCCGCCTCGTCAACTGGTCCTGTAGTCTCAACTCTGCCATTTCTGACATTGAG GTAGATAAGAAGGAACTGTCAGGCCGAACCTTGCTTTCTGTCCCAGGCTATCAGGAGAAGGTGGAATTTGGGGTCATTGTTTCTTTTGCCTACAAGATACAGGATTCAG aGAGCAATGAGGAAGTAGTGGTAGCAACTACTCGTATTGAGACCATGTTGGGAGATGTAGCTGTGGCTGTGCACCCCAATGATCCTAGATACCAG CACCTTCAGGGAAAGAGTGTTATACACCCGTTCCTTTCTCGGAGCCTTCCTATCATCTTTGATGAATTTGTGGACATGGAGTTTGGCACTG GTGCTGTAAAAATTACACCAGCCCATGATCAGAATGACTATGAGGTTGGGCAAAGACACAAGCTAGAAGCAGTGAGCATCATAGACCATCAAGGCAACCTTATCAATGTTCCGCCTCCTTTTCTG GGCCTTCCTCGGTTTGAAGCCAGGAAAGCAGTGTTAGCAGCCCTAAAAGACAAGGGACTATTCCGGGAAGTGAAGGACAATCCAATGGTGGTACCTTTGTGCAA CCGCTCCAAGGATGTAGTTGAACCCCTCCTTAAGCCCCAGTGGTATGTGAGGTGTGGTGAGATGGCTCAGGCAGCCAGTGCAGCAGTGACTCGGGGTGACCTTAAGATATTGCCTGAGATTCATCAGAAAATATGGCACAATTGGATGGACAACATCAG AGACTGGTGCATCTCCCGGCAGCTATGGTGGGGTCACCGAATCCCTGCCTACTTCGTCACTGTCAATGACCCTAAAGTGCCCCCTGGGGAG GATCCTGATGGTCGGTATTGGGTGAGTGGCCGAAGTGAAGAGGAGGCGAGGGAGAAGGCAGCAAAGAAGTTTGGAGTGTCCACAGACAAGATTAGCCTTTCACAGG ATGAAGATGTTTTAGACACATGGTTTTCCTCtggcatttttcccttttccatctttGGATGGCCCAACCAG ACAGAGGACTTAAGTATATTCTACCCAGGGACTTTGTTGGAGACAGGACATGACATTTTATTCTTCTGGGTAGCCCGCATGGTGATGCTGGGTCTGAAACTGACAGGAAAACTGCCCTTCAAAGAG GTTTATCTCCATGCCCTCGTCAGAGATGCTCATGGCCGGAAAATGAGCAAATCACTTGGTAATGTCATTGACCCCCTGGATGTCATCAGTGGACTCTCCCTGCAG GGACTGCATGATCAGCTACTGAACAGCAACCTTGACCCCAGTGAAATGGAGAAAGCCAAGGAGGGGCAG AAGGCAGATTTCCCCAATGGAATCCCTGAATGTGGTACAGATGCTCTCAGATTTGGACTTTGCGCTTACACTTCTCAGG GCCGGGACATTAACCTGGATGTGAACCGAATCCTTGGGTATCGACATTTCTGTAATAAGCTCTGGAATGCCACCAAGTTTGCCCTTAGGGCATTGGGAGATGGATTTGTACCCTCACCTACTCCCCAA GCCAGCAATCAGGAGAGCTTGGCTGATCGTTGGATTAGGAGCCGCCTGAGTGAAGCTGTTGCGCTGAGCGACCAGGGTTTCCATGCCTACGATTTCCCTACTGTCACCACTGCCCAGTATAGTTTTTGGCTCTATGACCTCTGCAATGTCTACCTG GAGTGCTTGAAACCTGTGTTGTCTGGGACAGACCAAGCTGCAGCAGATATTGCCCGGCAGACCCTCTATACTTGCCTGGATGTGGGCCTAAGACTACTCTCACCCTTCATGCCCTTTGTGACTGAGGAACTGTATCAGCGATTGCCCCGGCGGGGGCCCCAGATGCCACCCAGTCTTTGCGTTACCCCCTACCCAGAGCCCACTGAG TTCTCCTGGAAGGATCCTGAGGCCGAGGCTGCTTTTGAGCTTGCACTTAGTATTACCCGGGCTGTGCGTTCTCTCCGAGCTGATTATAACCTCACCCGAAGCCAGCCTGAAT GTTTCCTGGAAGTGGTGGATGAGGCAACAGGAGTACAGGCTTCTAAAGTGTCAGGCTATGTACAGGCTCTCTCCAACACCGGAGCTGTGACTATTCTGCTCCCTGGGTCCCCTGTTCCACAAGGTTGTGCTGTGGGCCTGGCCTCTGACCGATGCTCTGTCCACCTGCAGCTTCAGGGGCTGGTGGATCCTTCCCGAGAACTGGCAAAACTCCGGGCCAAACAAGTGGAAGCTGAGCATCAGGCCCAAAAGCTTCGGGAGCGTCGGGCTGTTCCTGATTATACCACCAAGGTTCCTTCCCAGGTCCAGGAGTCTGAGGAAGCTAAG CTCCAACAGACAGAGGCAGAGCTGAAGAAGGTAGATGAAGCTATTGCCCTGTTTGAGAAGATGCTGTGA
- the VARS1 gene encoding valine--tRNA ligase isoform X1, whose product MEVAPPPFQVSASVAEAPATPGTMSILYVSPHPDAFPSLRALIAARYGESGTGPGWGGPPPRVCLQAPPTSGTSIPPPRLPVLEQGPGGLRVWGAAAVAQLLWPAGMGGPGGSRGATLVQQWVSYADGELVPAGCGAALPALGLRNPNHDPQAALGALGRALGPLEERLRLHTYLVGEAPTLADLAAVTALLLPFRYVLDPPARWAWGNVSRWFMTCVQQPEFRAVLGDVSLCPGVRSIPQQPGSEVSGSSKTAAQLKKEAKKREKLEKFQQKQRNQLHQPPPGEKKPKIEKKEKRDPGVITYDIPTPPGEKKDVSGSMPDSYSPQYVEAAWYSWWESQGFFKPEYGRASVSEPNPRGIFMMCIPPPNVTGSLHLGHALTNAIQDSLTRWHRMRGETTLWNPGCDHAGIATQVVVEKKLWREHGLSRHQLGRETFLQEVWKWKNEKGDRIYHQLRKLGGSLDWDRACFTMDPKLSAAVTEAFVRLHNDGVIYRSTRLVNWSCSLNSAISDIEVDKKELSGRTLLSVPGYQEKVEFGVIVSFAYKIQDSESNEEVVVATTRIETMLGDVAVAVHPNDPRYQHLQGKSVIHPFLSRSLPIIFDEFVDMEFGTGAVKITPAHDQNDYEVGQRHKLEAVSIIDHQGNLINVPPPFLGLPRFEARKAVLAALKDKGLFREVKDNPMVVPLCNRSKDVVEPLLKPQWYVRCGEMAQAASAAVTRGDLKILPEIHQKIWHNWMDNIRDWCISRQLWWGHRIPAYFVTVNDPKVPPGEDPDGRYWVSGRSEEEAREKAAKKFGVSTDKISLSQDEDVLDTWFSSGIFPFSIFGWPNQTEDLSIFYPGTLLETGHDILFFWVARMVMLGLKLTGKLPFKEVYLHALVRDAHGRKMSKSLGNVIDPLDVISGLSLQGLHDQLLNSNLDPSEMEKAKEGQKADFPNGIPECGTDALRFGLCAYTSQGRDINLDVNRILGYRHFCNKLWNATKFALRALGDGFVPSPTPQASNQESLADRWIRSRLSEAVALSDQGFHAYDFPTVTTAQYSFWLYDLCNVYLECLKPVLSGTDQAAADIARQTLYTCLDVGLRLLSPFMPFVTEELYQRLPRRGPQMPPSLCVTPYPEPTEFSWKDPEAEAAFELALSITRAVRSLRADYNLTRSQPECFLEVVDEATGVQASKVSGYVQALSNTGAVTILLPGSPVPQGCAVGLASDRCSVHLQLQGLVDPSRELAKLRAKQVEAEHQAQKLRERRAVPDYTTKVPSQVQESEEAKLQQTEAELKKVDEAIALFEKML is encoded by the exons ATGGAGGTCGCGCCTCCACCTTTCCAG gtctCTGCAAGTGTGGCGGAAGCTCCTGCCACACCGGGGACTATGTCCATCCTGTATGTCTCTCCTCACCCTGACGCCTTCCCCAGCCTTCGTGCCCTAATTGCTGCCCGATATGGGGAATCTGGAACCGGCCCAGGGTGGGGAGGGCCTCCTCCCCGGGTTTGCCTCCAGGCACCTCCTACCAGTGGAACTTCCATCCCCCCACCTCGTTTGCCAGTTCTTGAGCAGGGACCAGGGGGCTTAAGGGTATGGGGTGCGGCTGCCGTTGCCCAGCTCCTGTGGCCTGCAGGAATGGGGGGTCCCGGAGGCAGCCGAGGAGCTACTCTTGTCCAGCAGTGGGTCAGCTATGCTGATGGAGAGCTTGTGCCTGCTGGCTGTGGAGCCGCACTACCTGCTTTAGGGCTTCGGAACCCAAATCACGATCCTCAG GCAGCCCTGGGAGCCCTGGGACGGGCTCTGGGCCCATTGGAGGAGAGACTGAGGTTGCACACCTATTTGGTAGGAGAAGCCCCCACTTTGGCTGACCTGGCAGCTGTTACAGCCCTACTGCTGCCCTTCCGCTAT GTGCTAGACCCTCCTGCTCGCTGGGCTTGGGGTAACGTAAGCCGCTGGTTCATGACATGTGTCCAGCAACCAGAGTTCCGTGCTGTGTTAGGGGATGTATCCCTGTGCCCAGGGGTACGGTCTATCCCACAGCAACCTG GCTCTGAAGTTTCTGGGTCCTCCAAGACAGCAGCCCAgttgaaaaaagaagcaaaaaagcgGGAAAAGCTGGAGAAGTTTCAACAGAAGCAAAGGAACCAGTTGCATCAGCCACCTCCTGGAGAG AAGAAGCCAAAAATTGAGAAGAAGGAGAAACGGGACCCTGGGGTCATAACTTATGATATCCCCACCCCACCAGGGGAGAAGAAAG ATGTCAGTGGGTCCATGCCTGACTCCTATAGTCCCCAGTATGTTGAAGCTGCTTGGTATTCATGGTGGGAGAGCCAAGGATTCTTCAAACCAGAGTATGGG CGTGCCAGTGTGTCAGAGCCTAATCCTCGAGGTATCTTCATGATGTGCATCCCGCCTCCCAATGTGACAGGATCCTTGCACCTTGGCCATGCCCTCACCAATGCCATCCAGGATTCACTGACCCGCTG GCACCGAATGAGAGGAGAAACAACCCTATGGAACCCAGGCTGTGATCATGCTGGTATTGCCACACAGGTAGTTGTGGAAAAGAAACTATGGAGGGAACATGGGCTAAGCCGCCACCAGCTTGGTCGAGAGACCTTCCTACAAGAGGTCTGGAAATGGAAGAATGA GAAGGGAGACCGGATTTACCATCAGCTAAGGAAGCTTGGTGGCTCCTTGGATTGGGATCGAGCTTGTTTCACCATGGATCCT AAACTCTCAGCAGCTGTAACAGAAGCTTTTGTTCGCCTCCATAATGATGGGGTCATTTACCGGAGTACCCGCCTCGTCAACTGGTCCTGTAGTCTCAACTCTGCCATTTCTGACATTGAG GTAGATAAGAAGGAACTGTCAGGCCGAACCTTGCTTTCTGTCCCAGGCTATCAGGAGAAGGTGGAATTTGGGGTCATTGTTTCTTTTGCCTACAAGATACAGGATTCAG aGAGCAATGAGGAAGTAGTGGTAGCAACTACTCGTATTGAGACCATGTTGGGAGATGTAGCTGTGGCTGTGCACCCCAATGATCCTAGATACCAG CACCTTCAGGGAAAGAGTGTTATACACCCGTTCCTTTCTCGGAGCCTTCCTATCATCTTTGATGAATTTGTGGACATGGAGTTTGGCACTG GTGCTGTAAAAATTACACCAGCCCATGATCAGAATGACTATGAGGTTGGGCAAAGACACAAGCTAGAAGCAGTGAGCATCATAGACCATCAAGGCAACCTTATCAATGTTCCGCCTCCTTTTCTG GGCCTTCCTCGGTTTGAAGCCAGGAAAGCAGTGTTAGCAGCCCTAAAAGACAAGGGACTATTCCGGGAAGTGAAGGACAATCCAATGGTGGTACCTTTGTGCAA CCGCTCCAAGGATGTAGTTGAACCCCTCCTTAAGCCCCAGTGGTATGTGAGGTGTGGTGAGATGGCTCAGGCAGCCAGTGCAGCAGTGACTCGGGGTGACCTTAAGATATTGCCTGAGATTCATCAGAAAATATGGCACAATTGGATGGACAACATCAG AGACTGGTGCATCTCCCGGCAGCTATGGTGGGGTCACCGAATCCCTGCCTACTTCGTCACTGTCAATGACCCTAAAGTGCCCCCTGGGGAG GATCCTGATGGTCGGTATTGGGTGAGTGGCCGAAGTGAAGAGGAGGCGAGGGAGAAGGCAGCAAAGAAGTTTGGAGTGTCCACAGACAAGATTAGCCTTTCACAGG ATGAAGATGTTTTAGACACATGGTTTTCCTCtggcatttttcccttttccatctttGGATGGCCCAACCAG ACAGAGGACTTAAGTATATTCTACCCAGGGACTTTGTTGGAGACAGGACATGACATTTTATTCTTCTGGGTAGCCCGCATGGTGATGCTGGGTCTGAAACTGACAGGAAAACTGCCCTTCAAAGAG GTTTATCTCCATGCCCTCGTCAGAGATGCTCATGGCCGGAAAATGAGCAAATCACTTGGTAATGTCATTGACCCCCTGGATGTCATCAGTGGACTCTCCCTGCAG GGACTGCATGATCAGCTACTGAACAGCAACCTTGACCCCAGTGAAATGGAGAAAGCCAAGGAGGGGCAG AAGGCAGATTTCCCCAATGGAATCCCTGAATGTGGTACAGATGCTCTCAGATTTGGACTTTGCGCTTACACTTCTCAGG GCCGGGACATTAACCTGGATGTGAACCGAATCCTTGGGTATCGACATTTCTGTAATAAGCTCTGGAATGCCACCAAGTTTGCCCTTAGGGCATTGGGAGATGGATTTGTACCCTCACCTACTCCCCAA GCCAGCAATCAGGAGAGCTTGGCTGATCGTTGGATTAGGAGCCGCCTGAGTGAAGCTGTTGCGCTGAGCGACCAGGGTTTCCATGCCTACGATTTCCCTACTGTCACCACTGCCCAGTATAGTTTTTGGCTCTATGACCTCTGCAATGTCTACCTG GAGTGCTTGAAACCTGTGTTGTCTGGGACAGACCAAGCTGCAGCAGATATTGCCCGGCAGACCCTCTATACTTGCCTGGATGTGGGCCTAAGACTACTCTCACCCTTCATGCCCTTTGTGACTGAGGAACTGTATCAGCGATTGCCCCGGCGGGGGCCCCAGATGCCACCCAGTCTTTGCGTTACCCCCTACCCAGAGCCCACTGAG TTCTCCTGGAAGGATCCTGAGGCCGAGGCTGCTTTTGAGCTTGCACTTAGTATTACCCGGGCTGTGCGTTCTCTCCGAGCTGATTATAACCTCACCCGAAGCCAGCCTGAAT GTTTCCTGGAAGTGGTGGATGAGGCAACAGGAGTACAGGCTTCTAAAGTGTCAGGCTATGTACAGGCTCTCTCCAACACCGGAGCTGTGACTATTCTGCTCCCTGGGTCCCCTGTTCCACAAGGTTGTGCTGTGGGCCTGGCCTCTGACCGATGCTCTGTCCACCTGCAGCTTCAGGGGCTGGTGGATCCTTCCCGAGAACTGGCAAAACTCCGGGCCAAACAAGTGGAAGCTGAGCATCAGGCCCAAAAGCTTCGGGAGCGTCGGGCTGTTCCTGATTATACCACCAAGGTTCCTTCCCAGGTCCAGGAGTCTGAGGAAGCTAAG CTCCAACAGACAGAGGCAGAGCTGAAGAAGGTAGATGAAGCTATTGCCCTGTTTGAGAAGATGCTGTGA